One genomic window of Ziziphus jujuba cultivar Dongzao chromosome 4, ASM3175591v1 includes the following:
- the LOC125421889 gene encoding uncharacterized protein LOC125421889: MASKMEVPVFTITNLSTWVAMAVPPDITVADFNLLVSQRPNWEKMMVSVVLFSFWVELLGWVLAEMRLSTAHYITQPKPKLIAHSINFQPAGAIVENLTECTSIASQNQEKLKFVDLWRVFLVKRKSCFFHLPDSMPTKFAFQGVRGTWFLHVEARSLTNLNRSSLPQFVATDVDYVSSPGKGKRECKEKEIGEKGLQFHELSLERLQRPLDVSEEKKKNKKETKNCYFGYQTNGNGFEYIGANKITLVPTAKSVCEHPASAENIEPREEWASRSMVEAQVRCHQKQNPLPSYLLPSPPSTKTGQGARYNFNRPEVGKHLVMASGSLGISPSKQKTAIYLCRMKDGKVLGLNSSSVVKQPQFEISDSDE, translated from the exons ATGGCTTCAAAGATGGAAGTCCCAGTTTTCACCATCACCAACTTGAGCACTTGGGTTGCCATGGCGGTCCCTCCAGACATCACAGTAGCTGATTTCAA CCTTTTGGTTTCCCAAAGGCCCAACTGGGAAAAAATGATGGTTTCAGTTGTCTTATTCAGCTTCTGGGTTGAGCTTCTGGGATGGGTTTTAGCAGAAATGCGTCTCTCTACTG CCCATTATATAACTCAACCAAAGCCAAAACTAATTGCGCATTCCATTAATTTCCAACCAGCTGGTGCCATTGTG GAGAACTTGACAGAGTGCACCTCAATTGCTTCCCAAAATCAGGAGAAATTGAAGTTTGTGGACTTATGGCGcgtttttttg GTAAAGCGAAAATCATGCTTCTTCCACCTGCCTGATTCAATGCCCACGAAGTTTGCATTCCAAGGAGTGAGAGGAACATGGTTTCTTCATGTAGAAGCAAGaagtttgaccaatttgaatagATCATCGTTACCTCAATTTGTGGCTACAGATGTTGATTATGTATCAAGTCCTGGTAAGGGCAAGAGAGAAtgcaaagaaaaggaaattggaGAAAAGGGATTGCAGTTTCATGAACTTTCATTAGAAAGGCTTCAGAGACCTCTCGATGTTTcagaggaaaagaagaaaaataagaaagaaacaaaaaactgCTACTTTGGTTACCAGACAAATGGAAATGGGTTTGAATACATTGGTGCAAACAAAATTACTTTAGTTCCAACTGCCAAGAGTGTTTGTGAGCACCCTGCATCTGCAGAAAATATTGAGCCTAGGGAGGAATGGGCTTCTAGATCAATGGTAGAGGCCCAAGTGAGATGTCATCAGAAACAAAATCCGTTACCTTCTTATTTGCTTCCTTCCCCACCATCAACCAAAACTGGTCAAGGAGCAAGGTATAACTTCAATAGACCTGAAGTGGGGAAACACCTTGTCATGGCTTCAGGTAGTCTCGGCATTTCTCCAAGTAAGCAGAAAACTGCAATCTATCTCTGCCGCATGAAAGATGGAAAAGTTTTGGGTCTCAACTCAAGTTCAGTAGTTAAACAACCACAGTTTGAGATAAGTGACAGTGATGAATGA